The Mucilaginibacter yixingensis genome window below encodes:
- a CDS encoding PA0069 family radical SAM protein has product MSHEDNPDFFKGRGAQVNTHNKFLQQKYVLDHIEGLDEPMLENSATQLFEETPKKIVSESNSPDLSHMYSINPYQGCEHGCIYCYARNSHEYYGFSAGLDFERKIIVKRNAPELLEQYFNRKNYRPVTILLSGNTDCYQPIERKLQITRNLLQVFLKYRNPVSIITKNNLILRDVDVIGELARLNLINVNVSITSLNEQIRHKLEPRTVTAGGRLSVIQKLSDIGVPVRVMAAPIIPGLNSNEVPDIIKAAADRGARGAGFTMVRLNGSIAEIFTDWVHKAFPDRAEKILNQIRSVHDGNLNDSQYGRRMSGEGQVAQSIHQLFRMAVTRFMGDREMPDLDHSLFIPKSGRQTSLF; this is encoded by the coding sequence ATGTCGCATGAGGATAATCCTGATTTTTTTAAGGGACGCGGGGCGCAGGTTAATACCCATAACAAGTTTTTACAGCAAAAATATGTGCTTGACCACATAGAGGGTTTAGACGAGCCCATGCTGGAAAATTCGGCTACGCAGCTGTTTGAGGAAACGCCTAAAAAGATTGTAAGCGAAAGCAACAGTCCGGATCTGAGCCACATGTACTCCATTAATCCCTACCAGGGCTGCGAGCATGGCTGTATTTACTGCTATGCCCGCAACAGTCATGAGTATTATGGCTTTAGTGCCGGGCTTGATTTTGAGCGTAAGATCATTGTAAAACGTAACGCGCCCGAGCTGCTGGAACAATATTTTAACAGGAAGAACTATCGACCGGTTACCATCCTCCTTTCTGGCAATACCGATTGTTATCAACCCATTGAGCGCAAACTGCAAATTACCCGCAACCTGCTGCAAGTGTTTTTAAAATACCGCAACCCGGTAAGCATCATCACCAAAAACAACCTCATCCTGCGCGATGTGGACGTTATTGGCGAGCTGGCCCGCCTCAACCTCATCAACGTTAATGTTTCTATTACTTCGCTTAATGAGCAGATACGGCACAAGCTGGAACCCCGTACGGTTACGGCAGGCGGTAGGTTGAGCGTTATCCAAAAGCTATCAGACATTGGCGTACCCGTGCGGGTAATGGCCGCCCCCATCATCCCCGGACTAAACAGCAACGAGGTGCCCGACATTATCAAAGCCGCTGCAGACCGCGGTGCACGCGGCGCTGGCTTTACCATGGTGCGCCTGAACGGCAGTATAGCCGAAATTTTTACCGACTGGGTGCACAAAGCCTTCCCCGATAGAGCCGAGAAAATCCTGAACCAGATCCGGTCTGTGCATGATGGCAACCTGAATGATAGCCAATACGGTCGCCGGATGAGTGGCGAGGGGCAGGTGGCCCAATCCATCCACCAACTGTTCCGCATGGCAGTAACCCGCTTTATGGGCGACCGGGAAATGCCCGACCTGGATCACTCATTATTTATACCGAAGAGCGGGAGGCAGACGAGTTTGTTTTGA
- a CDS encoding carboxymuconolactone decarboxylase family protein, with product MKTFPIPTKEQVSPANQAIFDNLTKAVGRVPNLYAAFANSETGLANYLTFSSGKSSLRAKEREAVNLIVSQVNECLYCLSAHTAIAKLQGFTDEQIIEIRRGGASFDDKLDALVKFVKSATENKGHADAQTLENFYAAGYNEGNLVDVVNAIGDKMITNYLYALSDVPVDWPAIPQI from the coding sequence ATGAAAACCTTCCCAATCCCTACCAAAGAACAAGTTTCACCTGCTAACCAGGCTATATTCGATAATCTGACCAAAGCTGTCGGTCGCGTGCCAAACCTGTATGCTGCGTTTGCCAACTCAGAAACCGGTTTAGCTAATTACCTCACTTTCTCAAGCGGTAAATCATCACTTCGTGCTAAAGAGCGCGAAGCAGTAAACCTGATAGTGAGCCAGGTGAACGAATGTTTGTACTGTTTGAGCGCTCACACCGCCATTGCTAAACTGCAAGGCTTTACCGATGAGCAGATTATTGAGATACGCAGAGGCGGTGCCTCTTTTGACGATAAACTGGATGCGCTGGTAAAATTTGTAAAAAGCGCTACCGAAAATAAAGGTCATGCTGATGCCCAGACATTAGAAAACTTTTACGCCGCAGGCTATAACGAAGGTAACCTGGTAGATGTGGTAAACGCCATTGGTGATAAAATGATTACCAACTACCTGTATGCCCTGAGTGATGTACCGGTAGACTGGCCTGCAATTCCACAGATTTAA
- a CDS encoding helix-turn-helix domain-containing protein — protein sequence MIHQYQDPQTGAQLRLVYDEPTFDRVFYGKDRKDKLLTIAWNRGAAQHVTIDNVAYIFPANALLCLMVNETFHFETPSTIVAWQFNRDFYCIVDHDQEVSCVGFLFYGTSQRFFINLNDALLHKFQLLLEVFKDEFQTADHVQGEMMRVILKRLIIIATRLAREQYVTEEELPGEKLEIVRKFNLLVENHYKTEHQVKFYAGKLFKSPKTLSNLFALYNHKTPQLVIHERVMMEAKRLMYYTDKTSKEIAYDLGFEDANHFGKFFKKHAGYTTSDFKKLLPTMTPYQQTA from the coding sequence ATGATTCATCAGTATCAAGACCCGCAAACCGGCGCACAGCTACGATTGGTTTATGACGAACCAACGTTCGATCGCGTATTTTATGGCAAAGACCGTAAAGACAAGCTGCTTACCATTGCCTGGAACCGTGGAGCGGCCCAGCACGTGACTATTGATAATGTGGCCTACATTTTTCCGGCCAATGCCTTGTTGTGCCTGATGGTGAATGAGACCTTTCATTTTGAAACCCCATCTACCATTGTAGCCTGGCAATTTAACCGCGATTTTTATTGCATTGTAGATCACGATCAGGAGGTGAGCTGTGTAGGCTTTTTGTTTTATGGCACATCTCAGAGGTTCTTTATCAACCTGAACGATGCACTGCTGCACAAATTTCAATTGCTGTTGGAGGTTTTTAAAGACGAGTTTCAAACGGCAGACCATGTGCAGGGTGAGATGATGCGGGTGATCCTCAAGCGCCTCATCATCATTGCTACCCGCCTGGCTCGCGAGCAGTATGTCACAGAAGAAGAGCTGCCGGGAGAAAAGCTGGAGATTGTGCGCAAATTTAACCTGCTGGTAGAAAACCATTATAAAACGGAGCACCAGGTAAAGTTTTACGCCGGCAAGCTATTTAAATCGCCCAAAACGCTCTCTAATTTGTTTGCCCTATACAATCATAAAACGCCGCAACTGGTAATACACGAACGGGTGATGATGGAAGCCAAACGACTCATGTATTATACCGACAAAACCTCCAAAGAAATAGCTTACGATCTGGGCTTTGAAGACGCCAATCATTTCGGCAAGTTTTTCAAGAAACACGCAGGATATACCACATCTGATTTTAAGAAGCTGCTTCCAACTATGACGCCGTATCAACAGACGGCCTGA
- a CDS encoding nuclear transport factor 2 family protein, whose protein sequence is MSAQAPRYPLPPFTAQTAAQKVQAAEDAWNTRDPEKVSMAYTIDTEWRNRSEFVNGRQEVQQFLQHKWEKELDYKLKKELWSFTDNRIAVRFEYEWHDAAGQWYRSYGNEMWEFDADGYMQRRYASINDASIAETDRRL, encoded by the coding sequence ATGTCAGCACAAGCACCACGTTATCCGTTGCCGCCGTTTACCGCACAAACCGCCGCACAAAAAGTACAAGCCGCAGAAGATGCCTGGAACACCCGCGACCCAGAAAAAGTATCAATGGCCTACACCATCGATACAGAATGGCGCAACCGCTCAGAATTTGTTAACGGTCGCCAGGAAGTACAGCAGTTTCTGCAGCACAAATGGGAAAAAGAGCTGGATTACAAACTGAAAAAAGAGCTTTGGAGCTTTACGGATAACCGTATTGCCGTGCGCTTTGAGTATGAGTGGCACGATGCCGCCGGCCAATGGTACCGCAGCTATGGCAACGAGATGTGGGAGTTTGATGCCGATGGTTATATGCAACGCCGCTACGCCAGCATTAACGATGCCTCTATTGCCGAGACCGACAGACGGCTGTAA
- a CDS encoding RNA-binding protein translates to MKIFVGSLPYKVEEADLKELFEAYGEVSSVKIIMDRETGRSKGYGFVEMPDDEMGQKAIDGLNGTEITGRNIAVSQAEERKPSGGGGRGGFGGGNRGGGYGGGGNRGGGYGGGGNRGGGGGYGGGGDRGGYQKRDDRWS, encoded by the coding sequence ATGAAAATTTTTGTTGGAAGTCTTCCCTACAAGGTAGAGGAAGCTGATTTAAAAGAACTTTTTGAAGCTTACGGTGAAGTTAGCTCTGTGAAGATCATCATGGACCGCGAGACCGGAAGAAGCAAAGGTTATGGTTTTGTTGAGATGCCAGACGATGAGATGGGACAGAAAGCTATTGATGGACTGAACGGTACAGAAATTACAGGTCGTAACATTGCAGTTAGCCAGGCCGAAGAAAGAAAACCAAGTGGCGGCGGTGGCCGTGGTGGTTTTGGCGGCGGTAACCGCGGTGGTGGTTACGGTGGCGGCGGCAACCGTGGTGGTGGCTACGGTGGCGGTGGCAATCGTGGTGGCGGCGGCGGTTACGGTGGCGGCGGCGACCGTGGCGGTTACCAAAAACGCGATGATCGTTGGAGCTAA
- a CDS encoding NAD(P)H-dependent oxidoreductase gives MSLIEKLQWRSAIKNFDNTQKVSPEKINELLDAVQLSPSSAGLQPYRVLVVEDAETRAKLLGHAYNQAQITDASAVIVFAAETQVDADLVKKYIDLIASVRQIDRSTLEGFENVINGGINSRTAEENITWAHKQAYIALGVLLTAAADLQIDACPMEGFSPAAFDEVLGLKEKGLTTSVIAAVGYRADADVYSKVAKVRKPVEDFLIHI, from the coding sequence ATGTCACTTATAGAAAAACTACAGTGGAGATCAGCCATTAAAAATTTCGACAATACCCAAAAAGTAAGTCCAGAAAAGATAAATGAATTGTTGGATGCCGTGCAATTGTCGCCATCATCTGCAGGTTTACAGCCATACCGGGTTTTGGTGGTAGAAGATGCCGAAACCCGCGCTAAATTGCTGGGACACGCCTATAACCAGGCACAAATTACAGATGCATCAGCAGTAATTGTGTTTGCTGCCGAAACACAGGTAGATGCCGACCTGGTGAAGAAATATATAGATCTGATTGCTAGTGTGCGTCAGATTGATCGATCAACTCTTGAGGGGTTCGAAAATGTAATTAACGGCGGTATCAACTCGCGCACCGCCGAAGAAAATATTACCTGGGCGCACAAACAGGCATACATTGCCCTGGGCGTGTTGCTTACCGCCGCTGCCGATTTGCAGATAGATGCTTGTCCGATGGAAGGTTTTAGTCCGGCCGCCTTTGACGAGGTATTAGGGCTGAAAGAAAAAGGCCTCACTACCAGTGTAATTGCAGCCGTTGGTTACCGTGCCGATGCCGATGTTTACAGCAAAGTTGCTAAAGTGCGTAAGCCTGTAGAAGATTTTCTGATCCATATTTAA